CGCCGACGGGCCAGGCGGCCGTCGATCATGCCCTGGATCGTCGAGCGCACCTGTTCCGAGAGACGGTTCACGAGGATGGGATCCTCGGCCGCCTCGGCGCCGTAGGTCCCGGTGGGGACGGGGTCGCCGAAGTCGATCGACCATTTGGTGGGGAGGGGTATCACGCCCAGGGGCCCCAGGGCGGGGAAGGTGGGGGTAATCGGGAAGTAGGGCAGGCCGAAGGGACGCCCCACCCAGTCCGCCTTCGCCAACACGGGATGGATCTCCTCCGCCCCCACCACCGCGCAGGGGATGATGGGGGCGCCCGTGCGCAGGGCCAGGCGCACGAACCCGCCCCGGCCGAAGCGGGCCAGCCGATAGCGGTCCTGGAAGTACTTCCCCACTCCCTTCACCCCCTCCGGGAACACCCCTACCAGCTCTTCCTTGCGCAGGAGGCGCTCGCCGTTCTCCGGGTTGGCGCGTACTTCTCCGCTCTTGGCCAGAAGGGGAGCCAGGAAGGGAAGGAGGGCGAACATGTCGAGGGCCAGCAGCCGGCACTCCCGCTGAGCCGGGTGCTCGTGGCGAAGGGCGAGCTTGATCATCATTCCGTCCCAGGGCAGGACCCCCGAGTGGTTGGCGACGATCAGACCTGGTCCCTGGTCAGGCACGTTTTTGATGCCCACCGTCTCCACCCGCCACCAGAGCGTGTACAAGAACTCGAAGAAGGGGCGGATGGTCTCG
The DNA window shown above is from Vicinamibacteria bacterium and carries:
- a CDS encoding lysophospholipid acyltransferase family protein; this translates as MSQPAAVVPLRRARKGAGAEGAAPKRPPARERPRAAEPGSGSDRAEGLPTALGRLLQAGMAGMNWENLARLSRGLYFAWHSEEVDEFGYDRRFTETIRPFFEFLYTLWWRVETVGIKNVPDQGPGLIVANHSGVLPWDGMMIKLALRHEHPAQRECRLLALDMFALLPFLAPLLAKSGEVRANPENGERLLRKEELVGVFPEGVKGVGKYFQDRYRLARFGRGGFVRLALRTGAPIIPCAVVGAEEIHPVLAKADWVGRPFGLPYFPITPTFPALGPLGVIPLPTKWSIDFGDPVPTGTYGAEAAEDPILVNRLSEQVRSTIQGMIDGRLARRR